A stretch of the Candidatus Methylomirabilota bacterium genome encodes the following:
- a CDS encoding 2-oxoglutarate and iron-dependent oxygenase domain-containing protein codes for MTLREVPVIDVAPFLAGAPDGKRRVAAEVNRACEELGFLIVRGHAVPAELVADMYDVSRRFFELPLPEKMRARGQDRSRGYGALGEEALSYGLGKAAPADVKEGLYEGPMDVPDTPYFRGREGAPHFVPNVWPDRPAELPRIWRAYYRQMERLAADLMRVFAVALDVPEDFFADKIDKHASRVRAIHYPDQHDAPLPGQLRAGEHTDYGTMTILKIEDAPGGLQVRTRQGRWLDVEAVSDAFVVNIGDLMMHWTNDRWISTLHRVVNPPRDATLGTGRLSLAFFHQPNYDALIECLPSCQGPGNPAKHPPVTSGEHRNRKFAATTVAP; via the coding sequence ATGACGCTCCGCGAAGTTCCCGTCATCGACGTCGCGCCATTTCTCGCGGGGGCGCCCGATGGGAAGCGCCGGGTCGCGGCCGAGGTCAATCGCGCCTGCGAGGAGCTGGGCTTTCTCATCGTGCGCGGCCACGCTGTCCCGGCGGAACTCGTGGCCGACATGTACGACGTCTCCAGGCGCTTCTTCGAGCTGCCGCTCCCGGAGAAGATGAGGGCGCGGGGCCAGGACAGGAGCCGCGGCTACGGGGCACTGGGCGAGGAGGCGCTGTCCTACGGGCTGGGCAAGGCGGCGCCCGCCGACGTCAAGGAGGGCCTGTACGAGGGGCCCATGGACGTGCCGGACACGCCCTATTTCCGCGGGCGCGAGGGCGCGCCGCATTTCGTCCCGAACGTCTGGCCCGACCGTCCGGCCGAGCTGCCGAGGATCTGGCGCGCGTACTACCGCCAGATGGAGCGGCTGGCCGCCGACCTCATGCGCGTGTTCGCGGTCGCCCTCGACGTGCCGGAGGATTTCTTCGCGGACAAGATCGACAAGCACGCGAGCCGCGTCCGCGCCATTCACTATCCCGATCAGCACGATGCCCCGCTGCCGGGCCAGCTCCGGGCGGGTGAGCACACCGACTACGGCACCATGACCATCCTCAAGATCGAGGACGCCCCGGGCGGGCTTCAGGTCAGGACGCGCCAGGGACGGTGGCTGGACGTGGAGGCGGTGTCCGACGCCTTCGTCGTGAACATCGGCGACCTCATGATGCACTGGACCAACGACCGGTGGATCTCCACGCTGCACCGAGTGGTGAATCCGCCGCGTGACGCGACGCTCGGCACGGGGCGACTCTCCCTCGCCTTCTTCCACCAGCCCAACTACGATGCGCTGATCGAGTGCCTCCCGAGCTGCCAGGGTCCAGGGAATCCCGCCAAGCACCCGCCCGTCACCTCGGGCGAGCATCGCAACCGCAAATTTGCCGCGACCACCGTCGCCCCCTGA
- a CDS encoding enoyl-CoA hydratase-related protein: MAPDTDELLYEIKDKIATLTLNRPDKMNAFTGPMLDRWVWALGEAQRDPDVNVVIVTGAGKAFCAGGDVGRMGQGDPTALDNKNQLWEGIHRVPKTLEQMDKPVIAMINGVAVGAGMGMSVMCDLRIAADTARFSTGYVRVGLVPGDGDTYFLPRLTGTAKALELLWTADFIEAPKALELGIVNRVVPADKLAEETYALAHQIAEGPQIPIRMIKRLVYQSMRLDLRTHLDLVSSHMGLVRQTADHKEGVQAFKDKRAPKFTGR, translated from the coding sequence ATGGCACCGGACACCGACGAGCTGCTCTACGAGATCAAGGACAAGATCGCCACGCTCACGCTGAACCGGCCGGACAAGATGAATGCCTTCACGGGGCCGATGCTGGATCGCTGGGTCTGGGCCCTCGGGGAGGCCCAGCGCGATCCCGACGTGAACGTGGTGATCGTCACGGGCGCGGGCAAGGCCTTCTGCGCAGGCGGCGACGTCGGCCGCATGGGCCAGGGGGATCCCACCGCGCTGGACAACAAGAACCAGCTCTGGGAGGGCATTCACCGCGTGCCCAAGACGCTGGAGCAGATGGACAAGCCCGTCATTGCCATGATCAACGGGGTGGCGGTGGGGGCGGGCATGGGCATGTCGGTGATGTGCGATCTCCGCATCGCCGCCGACACCGCGCGGTTCTCGACGGGCTACGTGCGGGTAGGGCTCGTCCCCGGCGACGGCGACACCTATTTCCTCCCGCGGCTCACCGGCACCGCCAAGGCCCTGGAGCTGCTCTGGACGGCGGACTTCATCGAGGCGCCCAAGGCGCTCGAGCTGGGCATCGTCAACCGCGTGGTGCCCGCGGACAAGCTCGCGGAGGAGACGTACGCCCTGGCCCATCAGATCGCCGAGGGGCCGCAGATTCCCATTCGAATGATCAAGCGGCTGGTCTATCAGTCGATGCGGCTCGATCTGCGCACGCACCTCGATCTCGTCTCCTCCCACATGGGGCTGGTGCGCCAGACGGCCGACCACAAGGAAGGCGTGCAGGCCTTCAAGGACAAGCGCGCGCCAAAGTTCACCGGGCGCTAG